A DNA window from Hevea brasiliensis isolate MT/VB/25A 57/8 chromosome 2, ASM3005281v1, whole genome shotgun sequence contains the following coding sequences:
- the LOC110643328 gene encoding UDP-glycosyltransferase 74B1 gives MRETQFKGHVVVLPYPSQGHINPLLQFAKRLASRGLKATLATTHYTVKSICAPNVTVEPISDGFDEGGFAQARNVDLYLKSFKANGSRTLSQLIQKFHNSSVPVNCIVYDSFLPWALDVAIQHGIYGAPFFTNSAAVCSIFCRIHHGLLTLPLELEDNKPLELPGLPPLYYSDLPTFLRLPESYPAYLAMKLSQFSNLDMADWIFANTFEELESKEAGGISKLWPAKLIGPMVPSSYLDGRIEGDKGYGASLWNPLGEECLRWLETKATQSVVYVSFGSMVSLTVKQMEELAWGLKESNLNFLLVVRESEMHKLPTGFIDSINDKGLIVTWCNQLEMLAHKTIGCFVTHCGWNSTLEALSLGVPMVCIPQWTDQVPNAKFVEDVWKVGIRAKEDEKGVVRKQEVVRCLKEVMEGKKSYEIKKNARKWRQVAGKTVGEGGSSDKHINDFVEHLELANKKGEAKVLNGYYY, from the exons ATGAGGGAGACACAGTTCAAAGGGCACGTTGTGGTGCTCCCATATCCAAGCCAGGGCCACATTAACCCTCTTCTCCAATTCGCTAAGCGTTTAGCCTCCAGAGGTCTCAAGGCTACATTGGCCACTACCCATTACACCGTCAAGTCCATATGCGCTCCAAATGTCACTGTTGAACCCATTTCCGATGGCTTTGATGAAGGTGGTTTTGCTCAGGCCAGGAACGTGGACTTGTACCTCAAGTCCTTCAAGGCCAACGGCTCAAGAACTCTTTCCCAGCTCATCCAAAAATTCCACAACTCTAGTGTTCCTGTCAATTGTATTGTTTATGATTCTTTTCTGCCATGGGCTCTTGATGTTGCCATCCAACATGGCATCTATGGAGCTCCATTTTTTACTAATTCAGCCGCAGTGTGTAGCATTTTCTGTCGAATACATCATGGCCTCCTTACCCTTCCCCTGGAGTTGGAGGATAATAAACCTTTGGAATTACCTGGCCTGCCTCCATTATACTACTCCGACTTGCCAACTTTTCTCAGGTTGCCTGAGAGCTACCCAGCTTATTTGGCTATGAAATTGAGTCAGTTTTCTAACTTGGACATGGCTGACTGGATTTTTGCAAACACCTTTGAAGAGTTAGAAAGCAAG GAGGCAGGAGGCATATCAAAGCTTTGGCCGGCGAAGTTGATCGGTCCGATGGTGCCATCTTCCTACTTGGATGGGCGGATTGAAGGAGATAAAGGATATGGAGCAAGTCTATGGAATCCACTTGGGGAAGAGTGTCTGAGATGGCTAGAaacaaaggcaactcaatcagtggtGTACGTATCTTTTGGAAGCATGGTTTCCTTAACGGTAAAACAGATGGAAGAACTTGCGTGGGGGTTGAAAGAAAGCAATTTAAACTTCTTGTTGGTTGTGAGAGAATCAGAAATGCATAAACTGCCAACTGGGTTCATTGACTCAATAAATGACAAGGGTCTAATAGTGACATGGTGCAACCAGCTTGAAATGCTGGCACACAAAACCATAGGCTGCTTTGTGACGCATTGTGGGTGGAATTCGACCCTTGAAGCTCTGAGCCTTGGCGTACCAATGGTGTGCATACCACAATGGACAGACCAAGTGCCTAATGCCAAGTTTGTGGAAGATGTTTGGAAAGTGGGGATTAGAGCTAAGGAGGATGAGAAAGGAGTTGTGAGGAAACAAGAAGTGGTTAGATGTTTGAAGGAAGTAATGGAAGGAAAGAAAAGCTATGAGATCAAGAAGAATGCAAGAAAATGGAGGCAGGTGGCTGGAAAAACAGTCGGTGAAGGAGGGAGCTCTGATAAGCATATTAATGATTTTGTAGAGCACTTGGAGCTTGCAAATAAGAAAGGAGAGGCCAAGGTTTTGAATGGCTATTATTATTAG